One region of Rhodocaloribacter litoris genomic DNA includes:
- the rplU gene encoding 50S ribosomal protein L21 produces MYAIVEIAGKQYKVREQDRLYVPRQQAEVDETLTFDRVLLVSNDDEVRVGTPVVEGARVQARVLDHVKADKVLVFKKKRRKRFKVKRGHRQPYTRIEISAVSL; encoded by the coding sequence ATGTACGCGATTGTCGAGATAGCAGGCAAACAGTATAAGGTACGGGAACAGGATCGGCTCTACGTACCGCGCCAGCAGGCGGAGGTGGACGAGACGCTCACGTTCGACCGTGTGCTGCTGGTCTCCAACGACGACGAGGTGCGGGTGGGCACGCCGGTGGTCGAAGGCGCCCGGGTCCAGGCCCGCGTACTGGACCACGTGAAGGCCGACAAGGTGCTGGTTTTCAAAAAGAAACGCCGCAAGCGCTTCAAGGTGAAGCGGGGTCATCGCCAGCCCTACACCCGGATCGAGATCAGCGCGGTCTCGCTCTGA
- a CDS encoding glycosyltransferase, producing the protein MAIFERLEAGDVGATREAIARHRARFPDDEDLPSVEAAVYLGEGDRRGAERTLAAALVRNPDHFGCLLMLGNLYLEQGHQERAARLYTRARRVAGENELQQLAPYWERLREAGFTDPVSPVKLAFIVREGLDQFLDDIPRELVADYEVRKFVVNSTSGVEEALRWGDVCWFEWCNDPLVYASRHPLAREKKIICRLHRYEAFSDYPSQVNWKTVDALIFVADYVRRLVEASVSLAVEGCIVDVIRNGVDLERYAFRERSTGYRIASVGYLRLAKNHMMMLQIMQRLVQRDPRYQLFIAGTFQDPLLEMYMHYMIREMGLERNIHFDGWQDDIASWLEDKDYFLSTSIHESFGYAIAEAMARGIKPVVHNFPFAYETWAEEMLFNTVDEAVEMITSDEYDSRLYRAFIEGHYALEKQVARIRALLARLTNGAPGVLTPRPAGPAIRVAGHT; encoded by the coding sequence ATGGCCATTTTCGAACGTCTGGAAGCCGGTGACGTCGGGGCAACCCGGGAGGCTATCGCCCGGCACCGCGCCCGCTTTCCCGATGACGAAGACCTGCCGTCCGTCGAGGCCGCGGTCTATCTGGGCGAAGGGGATCGTCGCGGCGCCGAGCGGACGCTGGCGGCTGCCCTCGTGCGTAACCCCGACCACTTCGGTTGTCTCCTGATGCTCGGGAATCTTTACCTGGAGCAGGGGCATCAAGAGCGGGCAGCCCGGCTGTATACCCGTGCGCGCCGGGTGGCCGGCGAGAACGAACTCCAACAGCTGGCACCCTACTGGGAACGCCTGCGTGAGGCCGGCTTCACCGACCCCGTCTCTCCCGTGAAGCTCGCTTTCATCGTTCGCGAAGGCCTGGATCAGTTTCTTGACGACATTCCCCGCGAACTGGTAGCGGATTACGAGGTCCGCAAGTTCGTGGTGAATAGCACTTCCGGTGTCGAGGAAGCCCTGCGTTGGGGGGACGTCTGCTGGTTCGAGTGGTGCAACGACCCGCTCGTCTACGCCAGCCGCCATCCGCTGGCCCGTGAGAAAAAGATCATCTGCCGCCTACATCGCTACGAGGCGTTCTCGGACTATCCGTCTCAGGTGAACTGGAAGACCGTTGATGCCCTGATTTTCGTGGCAGACTATGTACGGCGCCTTGTAGAAGCCTCCGTTTCTTTGGCGGTGGAGGGATGTATCGTTGACGTGATACGCAACGGTGTCGATCTGGAACGATACGCTTTTCGGGAACGCTCGACCGGATACCGTATTGCCTCTGTTGGGTATCTTCGCCTTGCGAAGAACCATATGATGATGCTCCAGATTATGCAGCGCCTGGTACAGCGAGATCCGCGCTATCAACTTTTCATTGCCGGAACGTTTCAGGATCCGCTTCTCGAAATGTATATGCACTACATGATCCGTGAAATGGGTTTGGAAAGGAACATACATTTTGACGGGTGGCAGGACGACATAGCTTCCTGGCTCGAAGACAAGGATTATTTTCTTTCAACCAGCATCCACGAGAGTTTCGGCTATGCCATAGCCGAAGCCATGGCCCGGGGAATCAAGCCCGTCGTACACAACTTCCCCTTTGCCTATGAGACGTGGGCCGAGGAGATGCTCTTCAACACCGTCGACGAGGCCGTCGAGATGATTACCTCCGACGAGTACGACTCCCGGCTCTACCGGGCCTTCATTGAGGGACACTACGCGCTCGAGAAACAAGTGGCGCGGATACGGGCGCTACTCGCACGCCTCACGAACGGTGCGCCCGGTGTTTTGACCCCTCGCCCTGCCGGACCTGCCATCCGGGTGGCCGGGCACACCTGA
- the rpmA gene encoding 50S ribosomal protein L27, with amino-acid sequence MAHKKGMGSTKNGRDSNPKMLGVKAFGGEFVKAGSIIVRQRGTKFHPGQNVGRGGDDTLFALTAGTVRFSRGRHNRRFVHVDPAEA; translated from the coding sequence ATGGCTCACAAGAAAGGCATGGGGTCCACCAAGAACGGACGGGACTCCAACCCGAAGATGCTCGGCGTCAAGGCCTTCGGCGGCGAATTCGTCAAGGCCGGCAGCATCATCGTCCGCCAGCGGGGCACGAAGTTTCACCCCGGCCAGAACGTCGGGCGCGGCGGCGACGACACGCTCTTCGCCCTGACGGCCGGCACGGTGCGCTTCTCCCGCGGGCGCCACAACCGGAGGTTCGTCCACGTGGATCCGGCCGAAGCCTGA
- a CDS encoding sulfotransferase, with amino-acid sequence MNEVFDPARDVTVVIPTFNRPEYFSRHVEAGLWNKVSLTLVDDGSSPEIAGQLNIIANKHGFEIHRHDNNQGVAAALGTGVINAKTTFFVRVDDDDYLDDRDVFLCEALDVWNAKSDAVMVMVPEMYAIIDSDVRLQYNRRSIHGKKGIEVLTRMILTGEMQVFGAGAVFRRDDVVSVLPEPFFKFAEDFMLIVRLCARYPDRRVYVTETGRYMRRIHAGSLSYRQHFSSEKALMHLVAMVVGGFYLEHAGVLNRAQLVRILLNRGNVLQQSYGLGRQVAAVVAGLLIETDLCPATGEAHQVLDYLKVHRDELPPEFVAMLSETGAAMLAGDQQGAMAVRTRKVGTPDEAVGEEVVFVGGAARSGTTLMETLLCQAPTSNPKLPEAHYLRCLMAAYRLAKGSIQHQVPQFFDSEEDFRRYNAGLVKQFIERTRARVGGSAHLVLKDPKMTKTFPEVYELLPSARFICMVRDPRDVVASLLKVGEKMLAQGRNDFVAQATRGRDLVALCRYLMAFYAPLWTVQEERFWDRMLFVRYEDLVQNPEGILDEVQEFTGLELKLPDGERLDTGTVDFERKAQNPRFSELYGKQVSRARVGAYAGVLRPEEVRVVEQACADFMRLFRYEPGEPDRRPAEPPVAAGAARHREIGSTAG; translated from the coding sequence ATGAACGAAGTCTTTGATCCCGCACGCGATGTGACGGTTGTCATCCCGACTTTTAACCGTCCTGAATACTTTTCCCGACATGTTGAAGCTGGTCTTTGGAATAAAGTTTCCCTGACTCTGGTAGATGATGGATCGTCTCCTGAAATCGCGGGACAACTAAATATTATTGCGAATAAACACGGTTTTGAGATACATCGTCACGATAATAACCAAGGTGTGGCGGCTGCATTAGGGACAGGAGTAATAAATGCGAAAACCACATTTTTTGTGCGTGTAGATGATGATGACTACTTAGATGATAGAGATGTCTTTTTGTGTGAGGCTCTAGATGTATGGAATGCGAAATCAGATGCTGTTATGGTTATGGTTCCAGAGATGTATGCAATAATTGATAGTGACGTGAGGCTACAGTACAATCGTAGGTCCATACATGGAAAAAAGGGTATAGAAGTCTTGACGCGGATGATTTTAACCGGTGAGATGCAAGTTTTCGGAGCTGGTGCTGTGTTTCGCAGGGACGATGTAGTGTCTGTCCTTCCAGAGCCTTTTTTCAAATTTGCTGAAGACTTTATGTTAATAGTGAGGCTCTGTGCCCGCTATCCCGATCGCCGGGTTTATGTAACGGAGACCGGACGGTATATGCGGCGCATTCACGCCGGCTCGCTCTCGTACCGCCAGCACTTTAGCTCGGAAAAAGCACTCATGCACCTGGTTGCCATGGTCGTTGGGGGGTTCTACCTGGAGCACGCCGGTGTGCTGAACCGGGCGCAACTGGTTCGAATCCTCCTCAACCGGGGCAACGTGCTGCAGCAGAGCTACGGTCTGGGGCGGCAGGTAGCGGCGGTCGTGGCCGGGCTGCTCATCGAGACCGACCTTTGCCCGGCAACGGGTGAGGCCCACCAGGTGCTGGACTACCTGAAGGTCCACCGGGACGAACTACCCCCGGAATTCGTCGCCATGCTTTCGGAGACCGGGGCGGCGATGCTGGCCGGTGACCAGCAGGGTGCCATGGCTGTGCGTACCCGCAAGGTTGGGACGCCGGACGAGGCGGTCGGAGAGGAGGTCGTCTTCGTCGGGGGGGCGGCGCGTTCCGGGACGACGCTTATGGAGACCCTGCTCTGTCAGGCCCCGACGAGCAATCCAAAGCTGCCTGAGGCGCATTACCTGCGGTGCCTCATGGCGGCTTATCGCCTCGCAAAAGGCAGCATACAGCACCAGGTGCCGCAATTTTTCGACAGCGAGGAGGATTTCCGCCGGTATAATGCGGGTCTCGTAAAGCAGTTTATCGAACGAACCCGGGCGCGCGTCGGGGGATCGGCTCATCTCGTGCTCAAGGATCCGAAGATGACGAAAACCTTCCCGGAGGTGTACGAACTACTACCCTCGGCGCGGTTCATTTGCATGGTACGCGATCCGCGCGACGTGGTCGCCTCGCTCCTGAAAGTCGGGGAGAAGATGCTGGCGCAGGGGCGGAACGACTTCGTGGCACAGGCCACGCGAGGCCGGGATCTCGTCGCCCTCTGCCGGTACCTCATGGCGTTTTACGCGCCGCTCTGGACCGTTCAGGAGGAGCGGTTCTGGGACCGGATGCTCTTCGTGCGGTACGAGGATCTGGTACAAAACCCGGAGGGCATTCTCGACGAGGTACAGGAATTTACCGGCCTCGAACTGAAGCTGCCCGATGGGGAACGACTCGATACCGGAACGGTCGACTTCGAACGGAAGGCGCAGAATCCCCGGTTCTCCGAGCTTTACGGGAAGCAGGTGTCCCGTGCCCGGGTAGGCGCCTACGCCGGCGTGCTTCGTCCGGAGGAGGTGCGGGTCGTTGAGCAGGCCTGTGCCGACTTCATGCGGCTGTTCCGGTATGAACCCGGCGAGCCGGATCGCCGGCCTGCAGAGCCGCCTGTCGCGGCGGGTGCGGCAAGGCACCGGGAAATAGGCAGCACGGCCGGTTAA
- a CDS encoding fumarylacetoacetate hydrolase family protein codes for MIELLLPSHGRDVAVGKILCIGRNYAKHAAEMQSEVPEEPIVFLKPSTALVGHGGTVILPPQSQDVHHEVELVAVIGRGGKNIPEEKALEHVDAYAVGLDMTARDLQAEAKRKGQPWTVAKGFDTFAPLGPLVDARRVRDPQNLEIRLTVNGEVRQQGHTRDMVFSVARLIAYCSRIFTLLPGNLLYTGTPDGVGPVRDGDVLEAQITGFPVLRVKVRRNG; via the coding sequence ATGATAGAGCTTTTGTTGCCGTCGCACGGCCGCGACGTGGCCGTAGGGAAAATACTTTGTATCGGAAGGAATTATGCGAAACACGCCGCGGAGATGCAGAGTGAGGTGCCGGAAGAACCCATCGTTTTCTTGAAACCTTCAACGGCGCTCGTCGGGCATGGCGGGACGGTGATCCTGCCGCCCCAGTCGCAGGACGTCCATCACGAGGTCGAACTGGTGGCCGTCATCGGGCGGGGCGGGAAGAACATCCCGGAGGAGAAAGCCCTCGAACACGTCGACGCGTACGCCGTCGGGCTGGACATGACGGCCCGGGACCTGCAGGCCGAGGCCAAGCGCAAAGGCCAGCCGTGGACCGTCGCCAAGGGCTTCGACACGTTTGCCCCGCTGGGGCCCCTCGTCGATGCGCGGCGGGTGCGCGATCCCCAGAACCTCGAGATTCGCCTCACGGTCAACGGCGAGGTCCGGCAACAGGGACACACCCGGGACATGGTCTTCTCCGTCGCCCGGCTCATCGCCTACTGTTCCCGGATCTTTACCCTGTTGCCGGGGAACCTCCTCTACACGGGCACACCGGACGGCGTCGGGCCGGTACGGGACGGGGACGTGCTCGAAGCCCAGATCACCGGCTTCCCGGTCCTGCGGGTCAAGGTGCGGCGGAACGGCTGA
- the nosZ gene encoding Sec-dependent nitrous-oxide reductase: MNPTRMKQIGFGLATVVLIAAIGASCAGSQQAGSTDDAASKVYVPPGQHDEFYAFMSGGFSGNLTVHGLPSGRLLKTVPVFSQFPENGYGYTEETRAMLMTSHGFIPWDDAHHPELSQTDGVPDGRWIFINGNNTPRVARIDLSTFETEEIVEIPNSAGNHGSPFITQNTEYLVASTRFSVPVPQRDMSIDEYKGNFKGMLTFIKADTPGEMDIAFQILVPGYNYDLAHAGKGPSHGWMFFTSYNTEEAHTLLEVNASQNDKDFVAAVNWKRAEQCIADGKARQMEAEYYHNHLNEARIAVSEVKRSVTVLEPADCEGLVYFLPTPKSPHGVDVDPSGEYIVAGGKLATVIPVHSFSKMLQAIEDEKFEKVVDGIPVLQYDAVIAGEVENAGLGPLHTEFDGKGYAYTTAFISSEIVKWELGTWQVVDRIPVYYSVGHLMIPGGDSRKPWGKYLVALNKITKDRYLPTGPELAHAAQLIDISGDKMKLLLDFPTMGEPHYAQGIHADLIKPRQVQFYQLQDNKHPYAVKSEAETRVERDGNTVHVYMSTIRTHFSPDNIEGIQVGDEVYFHVTNLEQDWDVPHGFAVIGANNAELLIMPGETRTLKWVPRRAGVFPFYCTDFCSALHQEMQGYIRVSPRGANVPLAYSTGQ; encoded by the coding sequence ATGAACCCTACACGCATGAAACAGATCGGCTTCGGGCTGGCAACCGTCGTGCTGATCGCCGCGATCGGCGCCAGCTGTGCGGGCTCGCAGCAGGCCGGCAGCACCGACGACGCCGCCTCGAAAGTGTACGTCCCGCCGGGGCAGCACGACGAGTTCTACGCCTTCATGTCGGGCGGCTTCAGCGGCAACCTGACCGTCCACGGGCTGCCTTCGGGGCGCCTGCTCAAGACCGTCCCCGTCTTCTCGCAGTTCCCCGAGAACGGCTACGGGTACACCGAGGAGACCAGGGCGATGCTGATGACCTCGCACGGCTTCATCCCGTGGGACGACGCCCACCACCCCGAGCTCTCCCAGACCGACGGGGTGCCGGACGGGCGCTGGATCTTCATCAACGGAAACAACACCCCGCGCGTGGCCCGCATCGACCTGAGCACGTTCGAGACCGAGGAGATCGTGGAGATCCCCAACTCGGCCGGGAACCACGGCTCGCCGTTCATCACCCAGAACACCGAGTACCTGGTCGCCTCGACGCGCTTCAGCGTGCCCGTGCCGCAGCGGGACATGTCCATCGACGAGTACAAGGGCAACTTCAAGGGGATGCTGACCTTCATCAAGGCAGACACCCCCGGTGAGATGGACATCGCCTTCCAGATTCTGGTGCCGGGCTACAACTACGACCTGGCGCACGCCGGGAAAGGCCCTTCGCACGGGTGGATGTTCTTCACCTCGTACAACACCGAGGAGGCCCACACGCTGCTGGAGGTCAACGCGTCGCAGAACGACAAGGACTTCGTGGCGGCCGTCAACTGGAAGCGGGCCGAGCAGTGCATCGCCGACGGCAAGGCCCGGCAGATGGAGGCCGAGTACTACCACAACCACCTCAACGAAGCCCGCATCGCCGTCTCGGAGGTGAAGCGGAGTGTGACGGTGCTTGAGCCCGCCGATTGCGAAGGGCTGGTCTACTTCCTGCCCACGCCCAAGTCGCCCCACGGCGTCGATGTGGACCCGAGCGGGGAGTACATCGTCGCCGGCGGCAAGTTGGCCACGGTCATCCCCGTGCACTCGTTCTCGAAGATGCTCCAGGCCATCGAGGACGAGAAGTTCGAGAAGGTGGTGGACGGCATCCCGGTGCTGCAGTACGACGCCGTCATCGCCGGGGAGGTGGAGAACGCCGGTCTGGGGCCGCTCCATACCGAGTTCGACGGGAAAGGCTACGCCTACACCACGGCCTTCATCTCGTCCGAAATCGTGAAGTGGGAGCTGGGCACCTGGCAGGTGGTCGACCGCATCCCGGTCTACTATTCGGTCGGGCACCTGATGATCCCCGGTGGCGACAGCCGCAAGCCGTGGGGTAAATACCTGGTGGCCCTGAACAAGATCACGAAGGACCGCTACCTGCCCACGGGGCCGGAGCTGGCCCACGCCGCGCAGCTCATCGACATCTCGGGCGACAAGATGAAGCTCCTGCTCGACTTCCCGACGATGGGTGAGCCGCACTACGCCCAGGGGATCCACGCCGACCTCATCAAGCCGCGGCAGGTGCAGTTCTACCAGCTGCAGGACAACAAGCATCCGTACGCCGTCAAGAGCGAGGCCGAGACCCGCGTGGAACGCGACGGCAACACGGTGCACGTGTATATGTCCACCATCCGTACCCACTTCTCGCCCGACAACATCGAGGGCATCCAGGTGGGCGATGAGGTCTACTTCCACGTGACGAACCTGGAGCAGGACTGGGACGTGCCGCACGGCTTCGCCGTCATCGGCGCCAACAACGCGGAGCTGCTCATCATGCCGGGTGAGACGCGTACGCTCAAGTGGGTGCCCAGGCGGGCCGGCGTCTTCCCCTTCTACTGCACGGACTTCTGCTCGGCGCTCCACCAGGAGATGCAGGGCTACATCCGGGTCTCGCCGCGCGGGGCCAACGTGCCGCTGGCCTACAGCACGGGCCAATGA
- the lysA gene encoding diaminopimelate decarboxylase: MKQPFEPERLLHVARTFGTPTYVYSEAVVRRQIDRLRTHLAGLPLRLLYAMKANASPALLRLMRDEGLGIDAVSPGELEVALRTGFPPDRILFSANNMTDEEMHLAHGKGVLLNIGELSRLERYGRAYPGAEVCVRLNPQVGAGHHEHVITAGERSKFGIPVARLDEVRAVVARHGLRLVGLHQHIGSGILSAEVLWQAVRVLLDAARSFSGLRFLNFGGGLGIPYRPDEAPLDFDRFQQLIVDPLRAYLAEHPSKGMACWFEPGRFLVAEAGVLLMRVNTLKEANGRWFAGTDSGMSHLVRPAIYGAYHALFNLSNPAGPLRTYDVVGNICESADHFARDREVQEIREGDVLAVLDAGAYGMSMASHYNLRALPAEVFLPAGPEAPPVLLRRRRTPQEVAEAWLAETTAGTAP; encoded by the coding sequence ATGAAACAGCCTTTCGAACCCGAACGCCTGCTGCACGTCGCCCGGACGTTCGGCACCCCCACATACGTCTACAGCGAGGCCGTCGTCCGCCGGCAGATCGACCGGCTCCGCACGCACCTGGCCGGCCTGCCCCTGCGCCTCCTCTACGCCATGAAGGCCAACGCCAGCCCGGCGCTCCTGCGGCTCATGCGGGACGAGGGCCTGGGCATCGACGCCGTCTCACCGGGCGAGTTGGAGGTGGCCCTCCGCACCGGCTTCCCGCCCGACCGCATCCTGTTCTCGGCCAACAACATGACGGACGAGGAGATGCACCTGGCCCACGGAAAGGGCGTGCTCCTGAACATCGGCGAGCTTTCCCGGCTGGAGCGGTACGGGCGGGCCTACCCGGGGGCCGAGGTGTGTGTGCGCCTGAACCCGCAGGTGGGCGCCGGCCATCACGAGCACGTCATCACGGCCGGCGAACGGTCCAAGTTCGGCATCCCCGTCGCCCGGCTCGACGAGGTGCGGGCCGTGGTGGCGCGGCACGGGCTCCGGCTCGTGGGGCTGCACCAGCACATCGGCAGCGGCATCCTCAGCGCCGAGGTGCTCTGGCAGGCCGTGCGGGTACTCCTCGACGCCGCTCGCTCGTTCTCCGGCCTGCGCTTCCTCAACTTCGGCGGCGGGCTCGGCATCCCCTACCGTCCCGACGAGGCCCCGCTCGACTTCGACCGGTTCCAGCAGCTCATCGTCGATCCCCTGCGGGCCTATCTCGCCGAACATCCGTCGAAGGGCATGGCCTGCTGGTTCGAGCCCGGCCGGTTCCTGGTGGCCGAGGCCGGGGTGCTGCTCATGCGGGTGAACACGCTCAAGGAGGCCAACGGGCGATGGTTCGCCGGCACCGACTCGGGCATGAGCCACCTCGTCCGCCCGGCCATCTACGGCGCCTACCATGCCCTCTTCAACCTGTCGAATCCGGCGGGACCGCTGCGCACGTACGACGTGGTGGGCAACATCTGCGAGTCCGCCGACCACTTCGCCCGCGACCGGGAGGTCCAGGAGATCCGCGAGGGCGACGTGCTGGCCGTGCTCGACGCCGGGGCCTACGGCATGTCGATGGCCTCGCACTACAACCTGCGGGCCCTGCCGGCCGAGGTCTTTCTCCCCGCCGGCCCGGAGGCGCCGCCGGTGCTCCTCCGCCGGCGCCGGACGCCGCAGGAAGTCGCCGAGGCCTGGCTGGCCGAGACCACCGCCGGCACGGCGCCGTAG
- a CDS encoding RrF2 family transcriptional regulator, whose protein sequence is MLLSRRCAYGLRAALFLAGRPEGVYVPIHTIGARLGISPYFLAKILQQLTQAGLLQSFRGPHGGVALARPAGAISLEEIVAAIDGRGVFEACVIGLPGCGERRPCPLHDQWGAVRARIHALFAGMTLAEAEHRLRAEGLRITDVPPSGPG, encoded by the coding sequence GTGTTGCTCTCCAGACGCTGTGCATACGGCCTCCGTGCGGCGCTCTTCCTGGCCGGCCGGCCGGAAGGGGTGTACGTGCCGATCCACACCATCGGAGCACGGCTGGGGATCTCCCCCTACTTCCTGGCGAAGATCCTCCAGCAGCTGACACAGGCCGGGCTGCTGCAATCCTTCCGGGGGCCTCACGGGGGGGTGGCGCTGGCCCGGCCCGCCGGGGCGATCTCGCTGGAGGAGATCGTGGCCGCCATCGACGGGCGCGGGGTGTTCGAGGCGTGTGTGATCGGCTTGCCCGGGTGTGGCGAGCGCAGGCCCTGCCCCCTCCACGACCAGTGGGGGGCGGTGCGGGCACGGATCCACGCCCTCTTTGCCGGCATGACGCTGGCCGAGGCAGAGCATCGCCTGCGGGCGGAAGGGCTCCGCATCACGGATGTGCCTCCTTCCGGTCCCGGCTAA
- a CDS encoding c-type cytochrome: MKTTPYLSLVLLVLAVGLAGCGGRQTEPGPQAGPNNAAADASGLTPEQLEKGIGPVTHVELGPLDEALAARGEELFRVKCSACHKLDQRYIGPPLGDVTSRRSPEFIMNMILNPTEMVQKHPVAKQLLAEYLAPMADQSLTEEEARAILEYFRKINPGQGG; the protein is encoded by the coding sequence ATGAAGACAACGCCATACCTCAGCCTCGTGCTTCTGGTGCTGGCCGTCGGGCTGGCCGGATGCGGCGGCCGGCAAACCGAGCCGGGCCCCCAGGCCGGGCCGAACAACGCAGCCGCCGATGCCTCCGGCCTGACGCCGGAGCAACTCGAAAAGGGCATCGGTCCGGTCACCCACGTCGAACTCGGGCCCCTCGACGAGGCGCTGGCCGCCCGGGGCGAAGAGCTCTTCAGGGTGAAGTGCTCGGCCTGCCACAAACTCGACCAGCGCTACATCGGCCCGCCGCTCGGCGACGTCACCAGCCGCCGCTCGCCCGAGTTCATCATGAACATGATCCTCAACCCCACCGAGATGGTGCAGAAGCACCCGGTGGCGAAGCAGCTCCTGGCCGAATACCTGGCGCCCATGGCCGACCAGAGCCTCACCGAGGAGGAGGCCCGCGCCATCCTGGAGTATTTCCGGAAGATCAATCCGGGGCAGGGCGGTTGA
- a CDS encoding zinc-dependent peptidase has product MRILRRSTFFFLSSVALLTGVALAVIGAQATPLGPWLGLLAPVVVYGWGLRRAFRRWRVARRPLPEAWRRWLAGHVPLYRHLDETARARFERDVRFFMDEMTFEAVEGVELTDTLRLAVAAGAALLVHGRPDWELNTTRTILFYPDRFDEDYFETYAADYDGMVHPQGPIILSVKAVEEGWEHPGNGDNVVLHELAHLFDFDNAFADGVPSLMDPASAPAWARLVRREMRKARLGRSMLRRYAATNPAEFFAVAVENFFERPRAMAHRHPELFEALKAFFNYDPRLPVGEEDPVA; this is encoded by the coding sequence ATGCGCATCCTCCGTCGTTCCACCTTTTTTTTCCTCTCGAGCGTTGCGCTGCTGACCGGCGTGGCGCTGGCGGTCATCGGGGCGCAGGCCACCCCGCTGGGGCCCTGGCTCGGCCTGCTGGCCCCGGTGGTGGTCTACGGCTGGGGCCTGCGCCGTGCCTTCCGGCGGTGGCGGGTGGCCCGCCGGCCCCTGCCCGAAGCCTGGCGCCGGTGGCTCGCCGGCCACGTCCCGCTCTACCGCCATCTCGACGAGACGGCCCGTGCCCGCTTCGAACGCGACGTACGCTTCTTCATGGACGAGATGACGTTCGAGGCCGTCGAGGGGGTCGAACTGACGGATACGCTCCGGCTGGCCGTGGCGGCCGGGGCCGCCCTGCTCGTCCATGGCCGCCCCGACTGGGAGCTGAACACCACCCGCACCATCCTCTTCTACCCGGACCGCTTCGACGAGGACTACTTCGAGACCTACGCGGCCGACTACGACGGCATGGTGCACCCGCAGGGGCCCATCATCCTGTCCGTCAAAGCCGTCGAGGAAGGCTGGGAACATCCCGGCAACGGCGACAACGTCGTCCTCCATGAACTGGCCCACCTTTTCGACTTCGACAACGCCTTCGCCGACGGTGTCCCTTCCCTCATGGATCCGGCTTCGGCACCGGCCTGGGCCCGCCTCGTCCGGCGCGAGATGCGCAAGGCCCGTCTGGGCCGGTCGATGCTGCGCCGCTACGCCGCCACCAACCCGGCCGAATTCTTCGCCGTGGCGGTCGAGAACTTTTTCGAACGGCCGCGCGCCATGGCCCATCGCCACCCCGAGCTCTTCGAGGCCCTCAAGGCCTTCTTCAACTACGATCCCCGCCTGCCGGTGGGCGAGGAAGACCCGGTTGCCTGA
- a CDS encoding Hpt domain-containing protein, with amino-acid sequence MSTLPAKSAWVQQRPHERQVEAARPASGATHRPDGGDGTAIPLLQAEMIEELRQLDEGQGVFLGELVEAFLLHAAELFERVERACAAGDRAGLTGAVHNLKGAGLNMGATALGLHCRQLEKRLRAGETLDMAAELDVLRVLYARTCAALRQLTAAPGG; translated from the coding sequence ATGAGTACACTTCCCGCGAAATCAGCCTGGGTGCAGCAACGCCCGCACGAGCGTCAGGTGGAGGCCGCCCGGCCGGCCTCCGGCGCGACGCACCGGCCGGACGGCGGCGACGGCACCGCCATCCCGCTCCTGCAGGCCGAAATGATCGAGGAGCTCCGGCAACTCGACGAAGGCCAGGGGGTTTTTCTGGGCGAGCTGGTCGAAGCGTTTCTGCTGCACGCCGCCGAGCTCTTCGAGCGGGTCGAGCGGGCCTGTGCCGCCGGCGACCGGGCCGGTCTCACCGGAGCCGTGCATAACCTGAAGGGGGCCGGGCTCAACATGGGCGCCACTGCGCTGGGCCTGCATTGCCGGCAACTGGAAAAACGCCTTCGAGCCGGTGAGACGCTCGACATGGCGGCCGAGTTGGACGTCCTTCGGGTGCTCTACGCCCGCACCTGTGCGGCGCTCCGGCAACTCACGGCCGCACCGGGCGGCTGA